A window from Flavobacterium gyeonganense encodes these proteins:
- the lgt gene encoding prolipoprotein diacylglyceryl transferase encodes MTHPLNIVWNPSEGIDLGFFMIRYYSLMFVIAFGLGWFLMKKMFERENESIDKLDSLFVWTVLATLIGARLGHVLFYDWEYFRNHLLEIFLPFKLEPEFQFTGFQGLASHGAAIAIIIAMYYYSKMILKRPLLWILDRVVIPVASGAIFVRIGNFMNSEIIGNETTSTFGIRFLHDQFSKNEAVNATQIANPADAYTAIATDPKFANLLAQVPAKHPTQLYEAFCYIFVFAILYFLYWKTNARLKSGYLFGLFLVLLFVVRFIVEFVKESQGGFESALGYFSTGQWLSIPFIIIGLFFIIRAQRNPLAAS; translated from the coding sequence ATGACACACCCTTTAAACATCGTTTGGAATCCTTCAGAAGGAATCGATTTAGGATTTTTTATGATTCGCTATTACAGCTTAATGTTCGTTATCGCTTTTGGATTAGGATGGTTCCTGATGAAAAAAATGTTTGAACGAGAAAATGAATCAATTGACAAACTAGATTCTTTATTTGTATGGACAGTTCTTGCAACTTTAATTGGGGCGCGTTTGGGACATGTTTTATTTTATGACTGGGAATATTTTAGAAATCATTTACTGGAGATCTTTTTACCATTTAAACTTGAACCGGAATTTCAATTTACCGGATTCCAGGGACTAGCAAGTCATGGTGCTGCCATTGCAATTATAATTGCAATGTATTACTACAGTAAAATGATTCTAAAACGTCCGTTATTGTGGATTTTAGACCGAGTAGTCATTCCGGTCGCAAGCGGTGCTATTTTTGTACGTATCGGAAATTTCATGAATTCTGAGATTATAGGAAACGAAACTACTTCTACATTTGGAATTCGCTTTTTACACGATCAGTTTAGCAAGAACGAGGCTGTTAATGCTACTCAAATTGCAAATCCTGCAGATGCTTACACCGCAATTGCAACTGATCCAAAATTTGCAAATTTATTAGCTCAGGTTCCTGCAAAACACCCAACACAATTATATGAAGCGTTCTGCTATATTTTTGTATTCGCAATTTTATACTTCTTATACTGGAAAACAAATGCAAGACTTAAATCAGGGTATTTATTTGGCTTATTTTTGGTTCTTTTATTTGTAGTAAGATTTATAGTCGAATTTGTAAAAGAAAGCCAGGGAGGTTTTGAAAGCGCATTAGGCTATTTCTCAACCGGGCAATGGTTAAGCATCCCTTTTATCATAATCGGCCTGTTCTTTATCATCAGAGCACAAAGAAATCCTTTAGCAGCTTCTTAA
- the yidD gene encoding membrane protein insertion efficiency factor YidD, whose amino-acid sequence MKAITPFVLLVRFYQNAISPFTPASCRFEPTCSGYMIEALQKHGLFYGGYLGIKRILSCHPWGRTGYDPVPEKKCSHKH is encoded by the coding sequence ATGAAAGCCATCACTCCATTTGTTTTATTAGTACGATTTTATCAAAATGCCATTTCGCCATTTACACCGGCTTCATGCCGATTCGAACCTACGTGTTCAGGCTATATGATTGAAGCCCTGCAAAAGCATGGATTGTTTTATGGAGGTTATCTGGGAATCAAACGTATTTTGAGCTGTCATCCCTGGGGAAGAACTGGCTATGATCCGGTTCCTGAAAAAAAATGTTCGCATAAACATTAA
- the folE gene encoding GTP cyclohydrolase I FolE: MINNEDFLDEIGDSHFSSNAKNPLREDAFVLSDEEKIEKIKKDVENILQTLGMDLTDDSIKGTPNRVAKMFVKEIFGGLNPSKQPKASTFDNNYKYGEMLVEKNITVYSTCEHHLLPIIGRAHVAYISSGRVIGLSKMNRIVEYYAKRPQVQERLTMQIVQELQKALGTEDVACVIDAKHLCVNSRGIKDIESSTVTSEFGGKFKDPQTKREFLDYIKLDTQF; the protein is encoded by the coding sequence ATGATAAATAACGAAGATTTTTTAGACGAAATAGGTGACAGTCATTTCAGCAGTAATGCAAAAAACCCTTTAAGAGAAGATGCCTTTGTCTTAAGCGATGAAGAAAAAATAGAAAAAATAAAAAAAGATGTTGAAAACATTCTGCAAACTCTTGGAATGGATTTGACAGATGACAGCATAAAGGGAACTCCAAACAGAGTTGCAAAAATGTTTGTAAAAGAGATCTTTGGTGGCCTAAACCCTTCAAAACAGCCAAAAGCTTCTACTTTCGACAATAATTATAAGTATGGTGAAATGTTGGTTGAAAAAAACATTACCGTTTATTCTACCTGCGAACACCACTTATTACCTATCATTGGGCGGGCTCATGTAGCTTATATTTCAAGCGGAAGAGTTATTGGTCTATCAAAAATGAACCGTATTGTAGAATATTATGCCAAAAGACCTCAGGTTCAGGAACGTTTGACTATGCAGATTGTTCAGGAACTTCAAAAAGCTTTAGGCACAGAAGATGTTGCCTGCGTTATAGATGCCAAACACCTTTGTGTTAATTCAAGAGGAATTAAAGATATCGAAAGCAGTACTGTTACGTCTGAATTTGGTGGAAAATTTAAAGACCCACAGACTAAAAGAGAATTTTTGGATTATATTAAATTAGATACTCAGTTCTAA
- a CDS encoding pyridoxal phosphate-dependent aminotransferase, which translates to MPTISHKGRNMPESPIRKLAPFADLAKKKGHKVYHLNIGQPDIKTPEVAIAAVKNIDLTLIEYSPSAGYESYRKKLAQFYQRQNVNVNTEDIIITTGGSEALLFALATITDPGDEIIIPEPFYANYHAFASSTSATVVPLVSTIETAFALPSIDEVEKLITPKTKAILICNPGNPTGYLYTEAEIKQLASLIKKHDLYLIADEVYREFLYDGDDEHFSVMNLEDVQQNVIMVDSVSKRYSMCGARIGCLVTKNKQVLATVMKFAQARLSPPTIEQIACEAAIDTPQSYFDEVISEYKSRRDTLITELNKIEGVIVTKPKGAFYCIAQLPIDNSEDFAQWLLESYDLNGETVMVAPAAGFYSTPGMGLNQVRIAYVLNKKDLITAVNILKEALTAYNKK; encoded by the coding sequence ATGCCAACAATTTCACACAAGGGTAGAAATATGCCCGAATCTCCGATACGCAAGCTGGCTCCTTTTGCAGATTTAGCAAAGAAAAAAGGACACAAAGTGTATCACTTAAATATTGGTCAACCGGATATCAAGACACCCGAAGTGGCCATCGCGGCGGTAAAAAATATTGATTTGACTCTTATAGAATACAGTCCGTCTGCAGGATATGAAAGCTATAGAAAAAAATTAGCTCAATTTTACCAGCGCCAAAATGTAAACGTTAATACAGAAGACATCATTATAACTACTGGTGGCTCTGAAGCTTTACTTTTTGCACTGGCCACAATTACAGATCCCGGAGATGAAATCATTATACCGGAACCTTTTTATGCTAATTACCATGCCTTTGCATCCTCAACAAGTGCAACTGTAGTACCACTTGTTTCTACAATTGAAACTGCATTTGCCTTACCAAGTATTGATGAGGTTGAAAAATTAATTACACCTAAAACAAAAGCCATTCTGATTTGCAATCCCGGAAATCCGACTGGATATTTATATACAGAAGCCGAAATTAAACAATTGGCAAGCTTAATAAAAAAGCATGATTTGTATCTAATTGCTGATGAAGTCTATCGTGAATTTTTGTATGATGGAGATGATGAGCATTTTTCTGTAATGAATTTAGAAGATGTGCAGCAAAACGTGATCATGGTCGATTCTGTTTCAAAACGCTACAGCATGTGTGGTGCCAGAATCGGTTGTTTAGTAACAAAAAACAAGCAGGTCTTAGCAACGGTAATGAAATTTGCGCAGGCACGTCTGAGTCCGCCAACAATTGAACAAATAGCTTGTGAAGCTGCAATAGACACCCCTCAAAGTTATTTTGATGAAGTAATTTCAGAATATAAAAGTCGTCGCGATACTTTGATTACGGAACTAAACAAAATTGAAGGTGTAATCGTAACCAAGCCTAAAGGCGCTTTTTATTGTATTGCACAGTTGCCAATAGACAATTCTGAAGATTTTGCACAATGGCTTCTGGAAAGTTATGATTTGAACGGAGAAACTGTAATGGTAGCACCGGCAGCAGGTTTTTATTCCACTCCCGGAATGGGTTTGAATCAGGTTCGAATTGCTTATGTATTAAATAAAAAAGATTTGATAACCGCTGTAAATATATTAAAAGAAGCACTTACCGCTTACAACAAAAAATAA
- a CDS encoding PDZ domain-containing protein, whose product MKKYILLFFLLLTSFISDAQDDFLIERNKKKVVIPFKLINNLVFIPIKVNGIELNFLLDSGVDETILFSMEDKKEVSFKNVEKIKLRGLGSEEEIEGLKSTNNILVTHGLKSINHLVYIILDQGFNLSSHVGIPVNGIIGYKFFKNNVVEINYQKKKIFVHQNNENVRNNFDKNFKTIPITIERSKPYVIASAMVADKNIPAKLLIDIGNSDSFWVFENDKIKLPKKNFPDFLGKGFSGDIEGHRAKISNFSLADFTFKNPIVSFPDSSSIKNVKLVANRIGSVGGEVLKRFTIVLDYADKKMYLKKNNKFNEPFSYNKSGITVQHNGLQWVQETVHLETVRVGNATDENFNDKNNNDFRYKFQLKPIFEIVNVRKKSAAEKSGIQKGDVIISINNTKPYKYTLQQINNLLKSEEDIWINLEVERNSVLLKFRFRLEDEL is encoded by the coding sequence ATGAAAAAATATATCTTATTGTTTTTTTTGCTTTTGACATCTTTTATATCAGATGCTCAGGATGATTTTTTAATTGAAAGGAATAAAAAGAAAGTGGTGATTCCTTTTAAACTAATTAATAATTTAGTTTTTATTCCCATTAAGGTGAATGGCATTGAATTAAACTTTTTATTAGATTCTGGGGTTGATGAAACAATTTTATTCAGCATGGAGGACAAAAAAGAGGTTAGTTTTAAAAATGTGGAGAAAATTAAACTTCGCGGATTAGGAAGTGAAGAGGAAATAGAAGGCTTAAAATCAACAAATAATATTCTGGTAACGCACGGTTTAAAATCTATTAATCATTTGGTTTATATTATTTTAGATCAGGGCTTCAATCTGTCTTCACATGTTGGAATTCCGGTTAACGGAATAATAGGATACAAATTTTTTAAAAATAATGTAGTAGAAATTAATTATCAAAAGAAAAAAATTTTTGTACATCAGAATAATGAGAATGTTAGAAATAACTTTGATAAAAACTTTAAAACAATACCTATTACTATTGAAAGGTCTAAACCTTATGTTATAGCTTCGGCGATGGTTGCAGATAAAAATATTCCCGCAAAATTGCTTATAGATATTGGTAATAGCGATTCATTCTGGGTTTTTGAAAATGATAAAATTAAATTACCAAAAAAGAATTTTCCTGATTTTCTGGGAAAAGGCTTTAGTGGTGACATAGAAGGTCATAGAGCCAAAATTTCTAATTTTTCGCTTGCTGATTTTACATTTAAAAATCCAATTGTTTCTTTTCCTGATTCAAGCTCTATAAAAAATGTAAAATTGGTTGCCAATAGAATTGGTTCAGTTGGTGGAGAAGTTTTAAAAAGATTTACTATTGTTTTGGATTATGCTGATAAAAAAATGTATCTGAAAAAAAACAATAAATTTAACGAACCTTTCAGTTACAACAAAAGTGGAATCACAGTTCAGCATAATGGTTTGCAATGGGTGCAGGAAACCGTACATTTAGAGACAGTACGAGTAGGTAACGCAACAGATGAAAATTTTAACGATAAAAACAATAATGATTTCAGGTATAAATTTCAATTAAAACCAATTTTTGAAATTGTTAATGTACGTAAAAAATCAGCAGCAGAAAAAAGTGGAATCCAAAAAGGAGATGTTATCATTAGTATTAATAATACTAAGCCTTATAAATATACATTGCAACAAATTAATAACCTTTTGAAATCAGAAGAAGATATCTGGATTAATTTAGAAGTTGAGCGTAACAGTGTATTGCTAAAATTCCGTTTTCGATTAGAAGATGAGTTGTAG
- a CDS encoding gliding motility-associated C-terminal domain-containing protein translates to MIKKYFLLIGFNTYFLVFFLNPTKVFSQCAGVDSSVPFEVCDIPNITSQAIDLFPLLGVTAVPGGTWSDDDNSGGLNETTGILNAQIIPFKGIYHYTYTVAGINGCTDNSATIEVIIGGYAGFAEKASACSDDTAFNLFQIFNGDSHLSPQSGGSWYNDTNQTASSSVINAKTFVPGTYKFTYSIAAIGSCPAVSSTGFVTVFRSPEPGTPAPLILCEDSDFSVYSNLDLNDRLSGQDPGGTWTDNNGTGQITFIKDHNINVQQIFNTYGIGEYEFTYTVLPTSPVCNKETAVVRIKIEKKYDFTGAKLEVRNDICESEIQTATYTAILTQGIQNIPNGQFYVTYNVSGPNGETKRVLTTFSNGVLTFPLSRNYFQQPGSFTVRITKIDESSSEGGCVNIINDLSDVLHVYKTPVLNGAVFTLTTACQNKSSQASISNASGLEDGTYIIKYNVSGSNTATGQTATIEVLGGNANFTIPSNLNANSGNSIIIITNVTNAATPYCTNTANLIGNLIINKLPDASNLKVEVLDDCINKPFKASVSGLGTLTNVTISYLLSGSNTAALQTISLAATNGKADFIIPAVLLPNTGPTAISIVNLVNNDNSCDVNLTTVSDAFVLNPIPVAPTAADRSFCKIERATIANLVPNGSQYKWYNSSALTTPLANTYVLKTEDYWLTETSAAGCTSPATMIKVTVSDSPAPVLDVDGQNFCGLENPAILDLSNNTNVASTVVWYDALSNGNLLAASTPLTDNTTYYGFDISTSTNCISEDHLEVKVSLSHCDETEYETFFVPDGFSPNGDNVNDTFKILKIDFLYPNYSLEIYNRYGNVMFKGNRNKPDWDGRNLEGGGFGDGVAPNGVYFYVIHFNKDNKPPQQGRLYLNR, encoded by the coding sequence ATGATTAAAAAATACTTTTTATTAATAGGTTTTAACACTTATTTCCTTGTTTTTTTCTTAAATCCAACTAAAGTTTTTTCACAATGTGCGGGCGTGGATTCATCAGTTCCTTTTGAAGTTTGTGATATTCCGAATATTACCAGTCAGGCAATAGATCTTTTCCCGTTATTGGGAGTTACTGCTGTACCCGGGGGTACCTGGTCAGATGATGATAATTCGGGAGGTTTAAATGAAACTACGGGTATTTTAAATGCTCAGATAATTCCTTTCAAAGGAATATATCATTATACTTATACTGTAGCAGGCATAAATGGCTGTACAGATAATTCTGCAACTATCGAAGTTATTATTGGCGGATATGCAGGTTTTGCAGAAAAAGCTTCAGCCTGTAGTGATGATACTGCATTTAATCTTTTTCAGATATTCAATGGGGATAGTCATTTAAGCCCACAATCTGGAGGAAGTTGGTACAATGATACAAATCAGACTGCTTCCTCTAGTGTTATTAATGCAAAAACCTTCGTGCCTGGAACTTATAAATTTACATATTCTATTGCTGCTATTGGAAGCTGCCCTGCTGTCTCTTCAACAGGATTTGTAACTGTTTTCAGGTCTCCGGAACCGGGAACCCCTGCACCATTAATATTATGTGAAGACAGTGATTTTTCGGTGTATTCCAATCTTGACCTAAATGACAGGTTATCTGGACAAGACCCAGGAGGAACATGGACGGATAATAACGGTACAGGACAGATTACTTTTATAAAAGATCATAATATAAATGTTCAGCAAATATTTAATACTTATGGAATAGGGGAATATGAATTTACTTATACAGTTTTACCTACAAGTCCGGTTTGTAATAAAGAAACAGCAGTTGTAAGAATCAAAATTGAAAAGAAATACGATTTTACCGGAGCAAAATTAGAAGTGAGAAATGATATTTGCGAGTCTGAAATTCAAACCGCTACTTATACGGCAATATTGACACAGGGAATTCAGAACATCCCGAATGGGCAATTTTATGTAACCTACAATGTTTCAGGTCCGAACGGAGAAACAAAAAGAGTATTAACAACATTTAGCAATGGAGTTTTAACTTTTCCTTTAAGCAGGAATTATTTTCAACAGCCAGGTAGTTTTACAGTCAGAATTACAAAAATTGATGAGTCTAGCAGTGAAGGCGGTTGTGTAAATATCATTAATGATTTATCAGATGTTTTGCATGTTTATAAAACGCCGGTTTTAAATGGAGCTGTTTTTACACTTACTACAGCTTGTCAGAATAAAAGTTCTCAGGCATCAATTTCAAATGCTTCAGGATTAGAAGACGGAACTTACATCATTAAGTATAATGTTTCAGGATCCAATACAGCAACAGGACAAACGGCAACCATAGAGGTACTGGGAGGAAATGCAAATTTTACAATTCCGTCAAACTTAAATGCAAACAGCGGAAATTCAATTATTATAATTACAAACGTTACAAATGCGGCAACTCCTTACTGTACCAATACAGCTAACTTAATTGGGAATTTAATTATAAATAAATTGCCTGATGCATCGAATCTTAAGGTTGAAGTGTTGGATGATTGTATTAATAAACCTTTTAAGGCTTCAGTTTCCGGCTTAGGTACGCTTACCAATGTTACTATTTCATATCTTTTATCAGGCAGTAATACTGCAGCCTTACAAACTATTAGTTTAGCGGCTACAAATGGAAAAGCAGACTTTATAATCCCGGCTGTGTTATTGCCCAATACAGGACCGACTGCTATATCGATTGTCAATCTGGTAAATAATGACAATTCCTGTGATGTTAATTTGACAACAGTTTCTGATGCGTTTGTACTAAATCCTATTCCGGTAGCACCAACTGCAGCGGACCGGTCATTTTGTAAAATTGAAAGAGCTACAATTGCAAATTTAGTCCCAAATGGAAGTCAGTACAAATGGTATAATTCATCAGCTCTTACCACACCTTTGGCTAATACGTATGTTTTAAAAACAGAGGATTATTGGCTAACCGAAACTTCAGCAGCGGGGTGTACCTCACCTGCTACTATGATTAAGGTTACAGTAAGCGATTCACCAGCACCAGTTTTAGATGTTGATGGACAAAATTTTTGTGGTTTAGAAAATCCTGCTATTTTAGATTTATCTAATAACACCAATGTGGCATCAACAGTAGTCTGGTACGATGCTTTAAGTAATGGTAATTTGCTTGCTGCGTCAACGCCTCTTACAGACAATACAACTTATTATGGTTTCGATATATCAACTTCTACAAATTGTATTTCAGAAGATCATTTAGAAGTGAAGGTGTCCTTGAGTCATTGTGATGAAACCGAATATGAAACATTTTTTGTTCCGGACGGATTCTCACCAAACGGAGATAATGTAAACGATACTTTTAAAATCCTTAAAATTGATTTTTTATATCCAAATTATTCTCTCGAAATTTATAATCGGTACGGCAATGTTATGTTTAAAGGAAATAGAAACAAACCGGATTGGGATGGTAGAAATTTAGAAGGAGGAGGTTTTGGTGACGGAGTAGCGCCAAATGGGGTCTATTTTTATGTTATCCATTTTAATAAAGATAATAAACCGCCTCAGCAAGGTCGTCTTTATTTAAATAGATAA
- a CDS encoding OmpA family protein: MPCEASYTVLASRENYTSNSKSLTSGKTRNANNDASITLKSLEIIKQEEKQIAENKRKQELIIEEENKKKEALAIIALKESEKRAKADKIAAAEVKKKEKVDQILAQEKDVVRDKDRLIIKTDPIYFDYNMWYIRKESKVVLGRVVELMKKYPGMVIEIGSHTDSRGNAKFNEDLSQKRAVSTREFIIQSGIDAKRITAKGYGESVPIIKCKTDAACSEEEHELNRRSEFVIKNL; encoded by the coding sequence GTGCCATGTGAAGCTTCTTATACGGTCTTAGCTTCTAGAGAAAATTATACCAGTAACTCAAAATCGTTAACCTCAGGTAAGACCAGAAATGCGAATAACGATGCTTCAATAACATTAAAATCGTTGGAGATTATAAAGCAGGAAGAAAAACAGATAGCAGAAAATAAAAGGAAACAGGAACTTATTATAGAAGAAGAAAATAAGAAAAAAGAAGCTCTTGCAATAATCGCTTTAAAAGAGTCAGAAAAAAGAGCCAAAGCTGATAAAATTGCTGCAGCAGAAGTAAAGAAAAAAGAAAAGGTTGATCAGATTTTAGCTCAGGAAAAAGATGTTGTAAGGGATAAAGACAGACTTATTATTAAAACAGATCCTATTTATTTTGATTACAATATGTGGTATATACGAAAAGAATCAAAAGTAGTTTTGGGAAGGGTAGTAGAGCTAATGAAGAAATATCCCGGAATGGTAATCGAAATCGGTTCACATACCGATTCAAGAGGAAATGCTAAATTCAACGAAGATTTATCACAAAAAAGAGCAGTTTCTACCAGAGAGTTTATCATACAATCAGGAATTGATGCTAAAAGGATAACTGCCAAAGGGTATGGAGAATCTGTTCCAATTATAAAATGCAAAACAGATGCTGCCTGCTCAGAAGAGGAACACGAGCTGAACAGAAGATCTGAATTTGTCATTAAAAATTTGTAG
- a CDS encoding DUF1573 domain-containing protein has translation MKNVIKFIVIVLFSVAGYSQNGPKIEFSAPDNTIDYGKISKSDNAVRSFEFTNTGNAPLLIIDAQSTLSSIIVTKPSGAIQPGKKGKIDVKYNMAAGPIRKTITVETNAVNYPDGRVALKIKGEVL, from the coding sequence ATGAAAAATGTTATTAAATTTATTGTAATCGTATTGTTTAGTGTAGCGGGTTATTCTCAAAACGGTCCTAAAATTGAGTTTTCAGCTCCGGACAACACTATTGATTACGGAAAAATTTCTAAGAGCGATAATGCAGTCCGTTCGTTTGAATTTACCAATACCGGAAATGCACCCTTATTAATTATTGATGCCCAATCTACATTGAGTTCAATTATTGTTACAAAACCCTCTGGCGCAATACAGCCGGGAAAAAAAGGAAAAATTGACGTAAAATATAACATGGCTGCAGGACCAATCCGTAAAACGATTACTGTTGAAACCAATGCTGTAAATTATCCTGACGGAAGAGTTGCCTTAAAAATTAAAGGTGAAGTTTTATAA
- a CDS encoding valine--tRNA ligase: MTIPAQFDAKTIENKWYEYWMKNNYFHSEPDHRTPYTIVIPPPNVTGVLHMGHMLNNTIQDVLIRRARLKGFNACWVPGTDHASIATEAKVVAKLKAEGINKNDLTREEFLKHAWEWTDKYGGTILEQLKKLGASCDWERTKFTMDPDMSASVIKSFVDLYNKGLIYRGYRMVNWDPEAKTTLSDEEVIYEEQQGKLFFLKYKIEGSEDFLTIATTRPETIFGDTAICINPNDERFTHLKGKKAIVPICGRVIPIIEDEYVDVEFGTGCLKVTPAHDMNDKTLGEKHNLEIVDIFNEDATLNSFGLHYQGKDRFVVRTEIAKELEEIGALAKTEIHLNKVGTSERTKAVIEPRLSDQWFLKMEELVKPAIKSVLETGDIKLHPKRFENTYAHWLNNIRDWNISRQLWWGQQIPAYYYGDGKEDFVVAENIEDALKLAQAKTNNQQLTTDNLKQDVDALDTWFSSWLWPMSVFGGIMDPESPDYKYYYPTNDLVTGPDILFFWVARMIIAGYEYAGEKPFTNVYLTGLVRDKQRRKMSKSLGNSPDPLDLIDAFGADGVRVGLLLSASAGNDIMFDEELCNQGKAFSNKIWNAFKLIKGWEVSETIPQPESSKVAIEWYEAKLQQTLVDIEDNFEKYRISDSLMAIYKLVWDDFCSWFLEMIKPAYQQPIDSVTFAKAIEMLENNLKLLHPFMPFLTEEIWQLIAERTPEEALIVSTWPALKSFDGKLISDFENSIEVISGIRTIRKDKNIPFKDTIELKGINSENVSTYFDSIITKLGNISAFEYVSEKVDGALSFRVKSNEYFIPITGNIDVEAEIAKLTEELNYTKGFLKSVEAKLSNEKFVNGAPEKVLNIEKQKQADALAKIATIEQSLAGLK; encoded by the coding sequence ATGACAATTCCAGCACAATTTGACGCTAAGACGATTGAGAATAAATGGTATGAGTATTGGATGAAAAACAACTATTTTCATTCAGAACCAGATCATAGAACACCGTACACCATTGTAATCCCACCGCCAAACGTCACTGGAGTCCTTCACATGGGACATATGTTGAACAATACCATTCAGGATGTTTTAATTCGTCGTGCACGTCTTAAAGGATTCAACGCTTGCTGGGTTCCTGGAACAGATCACGCTTCTATTGCAACAGAAGCAAAAGTTGTGGCGAAATTAAAAGCAGAAGGAATCAATAAAAATGATTTAACCCGCGAAGAATTCCTAAAACACGCTTGGGAATGGACTGATAAATACGGCGGAACAATCTTAGAGCAGCTTAAAAAATTAGGTGCGTCTTGCGATTGGGAACGTACTAAATTCACGATGGATCCAGATATGTCTGCTTCTGTAATTAAGTCATTTGTTGATTTGTATAACAAAGGATTAATTTACAGAGGATACCGAATGGTAAACTGGGATCCGGAAGCAAAAACTACTTTATCTGATGAAGAAGTAATTTACGAAGAACAACAAGGGAAATTATTTTTCTTAAAATATAAAATCGAAGGTTCAGAAGATTTCCTGACCATTGCTACAACACGTCCTGAAACTATCTTCGGAGATACTGCTATCTGTATCAACCCGAACGATGAGCGTTTTACCCATTTAAAAGGTAAAAAAGCGATTGTTCCAATTTGTGGAAGAGTAATTCCAATTATCGAAGATGAATATGTAGATGTAGAATTCGGAACAGGATGTTTAAAAGTTACGCCTGCACACGATATGAACGATAAAACGTTGGGTGAAAAACACAATCTGGAAATCGTTGATATTTTTAATGAAGATGCTACTCTAAACAGTTTCGGATTACATTATCAGGGAAAAGACCGTTTTGTAGTTCGTACTGAAATTGCAAAAGAATTAGAAGAAATTGGAGCTTTGGCTAAAACCGAAATCCACTTAAATAAAGTAGGAACTTCTGAAAGAACAAAAGCAGTAATCGAACCAAGACTATCGGATCAATGGTTCCTGAAAATGGAAGAATTAGTGAAACCGGCAATTAAGTCAGTTTTAGAAACAGGAGATATTAAATTGCATCCAAAACGTTTTGAAAACACATATGCGCATTGGTTAAACAACATCCGCGATTGGAATATTTCACGCCAATTATGGTGGGGACAACAAATTCCGGCTTACTATTACGGAGACGGAAAAGAAGATTTTGTAGTTGCAGAAAATATCGAAGACGCATTAAAATTAGCACAAGCTAAAACCAACAACCAACAACTAACAACCGACAACTTAAAACAAGATGTTGATGCTTTAGATACTTGGTTTTCATCTTGGTTATGGCCAATGTCTGTTTTTGGCGGAATTATGGATCCGGAAAGTCCAGACTATAAATACTATTATCCAACAAATGACTTAGTAACTGGTCCGGATATTTTATTTTTCTGGGTTGCGAGAATGATTATTGCAGGCTACGAATATGCAGGCGAAAAACCATTTACAAATGTATATTTGACTGGTTTAGTTCGTGATAAACAACGTCGTAAAATGTCTAAATCATTAGGAAACTCTCCTGATCCTTTAGATTTGATCGACGCATTTGGTGCAGACGGTGTTCGTGTAGGATTGCTTTTAAGTGCTTCTGCAGGAAATGATATTATGTTTGATGAAGAATTATGTAATCAGGGAAAAGCGTTTTCAAACAAAATCTGGAATGCTTTCAAATTGATTAAAGGTTGGGAAGTTTCAGAAACTATTCCACAGCCAGAATCATCAAAAGTTGCTATTGAATGGTATGAAGCTAAATTGCAGCAGACTTTAGTAGATATTGAAGATAATTTCGAGAAATACAGAATTTCAGATTCTCTAATGGCAATTTATAAATTGGTTTGGGATGATTTCTGTTCTTGGTTCTTAGAAATGATCAAACCAGCTTACCAACAGCCAATTGACAGCGTAACTTTTGCGAAAGCGATCGAAATGTTAGAAAACAATTTGAAGTTGTTGCATCCGTTCATGCCTTTCTTAACGGAAGAAATTTGGCAGTTAATTGCTGAAAGAACTCCGGAAGAAGCTTTAATTGTTTCAACTTGGCCGGCATTAAAATCTTTTGATGGAAAATTGATTTCTGATTTTGAAAATTCAATTGAAGTAATCTCAGGAATCAGAACGATTAGAAAAGATAAAAATATTCCTTTTAAAGATACGATTGAATTAAAAGGAATCAATAGCGAAAATGTTTCAACTTATTTTGATTCAATTATTACAAAACTAGGGAACATTTCCGCTTTCGAATATGTTTCTGAAAAAGTGGATGGCGCATTGTCTTTCCGTGTAAAATCAAATGAATATTTCATTCCGATTACAGGAAATATCGACGTTGAAGCTGAAATTGCAAAACTGACAGAAGAATTAAATTATACAAAAGGATTCCTGAAATCTGTTGAAGCAAAACTTTCTAACGAGAAATTCGTAAACGGAGCTCCGGAAAAAGTTTTAAATATAGAAAAACAAAAACAAGCCGATGCTTTGGCTAAGATTGCAACAATCGAGCAGAGTCTGGCTGGATTAAAGTAA